The sequence TATTTCAAGTCTAGTGTTTCGCTGACGGGACTGGTAGTTGTAAGCATGGGTTTCAAGCAGGAGAATCTTTAAGAGAATCTCCTAAGAATTCAGGAGAAATTTTGAATTGAATTTGGAAGGTAAATGTGACAATTTAAAGCAGGTTGTGCCCTTTCTGAAAACTGTGTTGTAGTCATTAAGGATAAAAATGCTTGGAGTGTTCAGAACGAAGAACAGCTTTTAGTGCCTCGGGCATTTTGATCAACAGAACGCTCAGCAAATGTGTCAGTGGCTTGGTGCCTAAAAGCCTTGTTCCTCTGGTGGTAATTTGGAAGTGTAGGAGTCATTGTGGCACATAGGAACCGAGAAATTGTCTTCATGGCTTTTCACGTATCGCTTTAGAGATCGTCTGCGTCTACAAAAGAAGTTTCAGAAGCAGTTTGGAGTGAGGCAGAAATGGGACCAAAAATCACAGGTAAACTAGCTAGCTTTCTGGCTCCCTGTGATGGCTTagtttctctgctctgctcgtGGGGAAACTTCTGCACCAATCCTGATGTGCGGTGTctgtttctctccctgtttCGCCTCTGGCCGCACAGCAGAAGCCTCGTGACTCCTCTGTGGAAGTTcgcagtgactgggaggtgaAGGAGGAGATGGATTTCCCTCGGCTGATGAAGATGCGCTACCTGGAGGTGTCAGAGCCACAGGACATGTGAGTTCCTAAAGCAGCCAGGGGCTTGCTTCCTGAAATGACCCCGTTTTTGGCAAGCAGGAGGACGGGGGTCTCCTGGGCCTAGTCCCGTTGTTCCAGTTGAGGTACCCAAAGTGGGGAGCGGTAGCGGAACACCCACCCATCCCCTCAGTCCTGTGTGGTTTGTGGGTGGTGGTATTTGCGCGAGGGTATCGAGATGgccctccttttctttctgtagagaGTGCTGCGGAGCCCTAGAATACTACGACAAAGCCTTTGACCGCATTACAACAAGGAATGAGAAGCTGCTGAGGAGCATTAAGCGCATCTTCCATACCGTCACCACTACTGATGACCCGGTTATCCGAAAGGTACGCTCACTGGTTTGCCAAACCCCGCAGTGTGCTTTTCGTTGCTCGCTGTTGTTTGAGACCTGCTGTCACGGTCAGAGCAAAGCTGAGAGGTGAGCAGAAAAAATCCACGTCCCTCAGCTTACAGAGGACTTTTCTTAAAGTAGAGCAAGGTTAAGGAAATACTGGGAATACTGGCCAAGGAAAAGCTGTGGTTCTGTAAGGGCAGGCAAACCACACTTGGGCTATGATGGAAAAGAAACTTCTGTGTCAGAGACCTGCTTTGAGAGGTTTCTGCTTTGGAGATGAGAAAGGCTCAGACTCCCCTTTATGACTGCCAGCAATAAGGAACCGAGTCTTTTCACAACAGATTCCCACTTGATAATGGGTTCCTTACTTTATCCTTTGTCTAATCAGGGTTGAGCCTGGATTGCTGGGTAGCGTTCATGATTTATCTAGCAGTCGGTAATGTACCTGCCAGTGTAGCTTCCCGAGTGTGGGAGAAGAAATTCATGACCTGGTTTTCCAACACGTCTGATCTTGGCTGTGAAAGGGAAGGGGATGTCAGTTAATGTTGCTtaaacacagcattttccttcttctgtacCCGTAGCTGGCCAAGACCCAGGGGAACGTGTTCGCCACAGATGCCATCCTGGCCACACTGATGAGCTGCACTCGCTCTGTGTATTCCTGGGACATCATTGTCCAGAGAGTTGGATCCAAGCTGTTCTTTGACAAGAGGGACAATTCAGATTTTGGTGAGGAAAAGTCCTGAAAGTAATTTCTGTTATGGTAGTCTCACTgttctttatgctttttattattattattattattatttggttCTGTGTCTCAGTCTCCAAACTGAGACACCCGGCACAACCTGACTGCCGCAGTACATTGTGGAACTTTCAGTACTGGTCTGCTTTAGTGTGGGGCTAGAGACTCACTGAAGCTGAGGTGGTTACTCCCCAAGTATAACCGTTTCTGACTGGTTTTCTTCCCAGACCTCCTGACAGTGAGTGAAACAGCTAACGAACCACCGCAGGAAGAGGGCAACTCCTTTAATTCTCCCCGCAACCTTGCCATGGAAGCCACCTACATCAACCATAACTTCTCCCAGCAGTGTCTGAGGATGGTAAGGCCAAGCAGCCCTGGGTAGTAGGGGCTGTGTTTTGGAGGGTCTGGAGAAGAGACTTTATTCAGACTTCTTTAATAAAGCAGTTCAGTAGAAAAGCGTTATAATTGACAAAGATACTTTACGTTGgtgttatttcagttttgaaagagGTGGGATTACGTATGGTGAGCAGCACAACTTTTTTTGTAGAAAGATTTTCACTTTTATCCCCCAAAGAAATCCCACTCCCATTGGTGAAGGAGGCAGGCTTCTGAGTACACTAATTAAAGCAGAAATGCCGATAGAAGTAATGTTTACAGCAAAGCGTTGTGGAGATGAGCATTCTCGTCGGCTGTCTtaattttttagtgtttttctaTGTAGGGGAAGTTTAGTTATTGTTGCTATAATAGCATAAGTATCCAATAGGAGAGctcttgtgttgtttttattgttttgtttttctttttgtttccatcCCCCTAATAAACCCTTCTGATTTCTTTCacagggaaaggagaaatacaAGTTTCCCAACCCAAACCCTTTTGTGGAGGATGACATGGATAAAAATGAAGTAGCTTCTGTTGCATATAGGTATGTGAATTTCTCTCTGACTCCCAGCTTTGGCGAGGATGCAGGATGTCGGTGTGGTTTGCAGGCAAAACTAGACAGAACTAGTGAACAGACAGAGGGTGAAAGGATTTTGCTGAGTTCTTGCGTCTGGAAGAGAACGAGGCTGAGAAATAACCAGCTGGATTGCGTGCTTGCAGATACCGAAGGTGGAAGCTGGGAGATGACATCGATCTCATTGTCCGCTGCGAGCACGACGGAGTGATGACGGGAGCGAACGGGGAGGTGTCGTTCATCAACATCAAAACGCTGAACGAATGGGATTCCAGGGTGAGGAAGAATGAGATCCCAAAGCTAGCTCTAACTGCTTCACTGCTGCCTGACACGCCAGGTACAGCAGGCAAGACGAGACAAACATCTGGTGGTGTCCCCTGGGTTGCTGCCTTCCATCAAAGACATTTTGGTGGGCTAGCAGCGCCGATAAGTCTCCCCCAGGTGCAAGGTAGTTGGTTTGAACCCTATCATTGCCCCCAGGTGTTGTTTGCTGTAGTGAGCGTGTTCCAGTGCTGCCCTCACGAACTCTTCCCTCGCAAACTTCCTCCTAACCAGCGCTGTGTAACCCACGCTGTTCACATTTCTCCCTTCCCAGTGCAGGGGCTTGCCCTGCCAGTTGCAGTCTGCATTCCCTTGTGTGGTATCGTAAGGTAGACAGAAGAAACTTCCCTGCGCCGCGGCTGAAGAGGTGactgctgctggcctgttagGTTCACCTGGGTTTTGATTCTCCTCTTAGTACTGCAATGGAGTAGACTGGCGCCAGAAGCTTGACTCGCAGAGAGGGGCTGTGATTGCCACGGAGCTGAAAAACAACAGCTACAAACTAGCCCGCTGGACGTGCTGCGCGCTGCTGGCTGGATCAGAGTATCTTAAACTCGGGTAAGGCAGGGTTTTCACACCAAACGTCTTCCAGGCGCGTTTTCCATGATCTAACGTGGTATGTTTCACGGTGAAGCATCGGTAGAATGTAAGCAATCATAAAATTGCCTCACAGTTTGAGCAGCAGCGGGGGAAGCTTGCAGTAACGGTGCTGCTGGTGACCCAGGCTTTAGCATGAGCTGCTTCTCCTCAACGCCTGATTGACATGCCCTCCGTTGTGGCTGACCTTGGCAGACCTCCTGTCTGTGACAGGCAGGCAGCCCCCGCCGTTCCCAGCCTATTTGCTGAGATCGCCGACAAGGGAAATAAATGCAGTGGCCGTGCTACCTGTCAGGGGCTTGATTGAAATCCTCGGTGCACCGCTGCTGAGAAATTGGGTGGAGAGGAGGTATCACCACAGCCCATTTGGAGCTGTCAGCTTAAAATCAGTCGAGAATGTGCCCCGTTATTGATGGCCCGAATGAACCACTTGGTGTGCTAGCTTCTGCCACTCATCCAGTTTTCCAGGCACCCTGGTCTGAGTGCTTTTTGGGTGGTTTCTTCGCACAGCACAGCGGGTGGGCCCCTAGCTGGGACTCCCAGCGGTAGGTTTCACCACAGGCGACGTGGCTGGTACCTGTCTGTAACGAGGGTAGCGGAAAAGGCTCAGTTTTGGTGGTTCTGCAACTCAGAATTCCGTTTTTGGATACGGGACGTCTCTTTAGAGTCCAAACTCCCTGGTAATCATGcgattaagttttttttttgaaactaattctgttttttgtaCTGTCCCATCTGATTTGGGCTAGGGGAAGGATTCCAGGTATGTCGGTGATGGAGTAAGCTTGTAGCCAGGAGCTCCTCTTAGCTGTTAGTGTCGCAGGGTGAGGATGGCTCTTGCCGCtcagcccagagaagaaaaccaaacccaTCGTTCTGCTTTCCTTGGTGGTGGTCTTCTGGTGGCCGGAATTAATCTCCTGCTGCTCCCGTCTAGGTACGTGTCCCGTTACCACGTGAAGGACTCTGCCCGCCACGTGATCCTGGGCACGCAGCAGTTCAAGCCCAATGAGTTTGCCAGCCAGATAAACCTGAGCATAGAGAACGCCTGGGGCATCCTGCGCTGCGTCATCGACATCTGCATGAAACTGGATGAGGGCAAGTACCTCATCCTCAAAGACCCCAACAAGCAGGTGATCCGAATCTACAGCTTGCCTGACGGCACCTTCAGCTcggatgaggatgaggaggacgatgaggaggaggaggaggaggaaggtttgTAGCGTGGTTGGTGGttcatgcttttaaataatgtaCCAGTGCCCTGGAGGAAGAGGGTAATGTACGGTAAGGGTGGGATCTGAGATAATGGTGAGAGGAACGAGGCTGGGGCATGTTCTAGTCGGTGGGACGAAAaagggggtgttggggacatTCGGGGGACTGAAATGGAAGGCCCGGAGAGTGAAAAGCTGAGAGGAAGAGGCACAGGGAtcgtgccgggggggggctgctgctaaCAGAGGTAGGACAGAGCACAGGGCCTGAGCACTGGGGGTTGAAGGTTACCGCAGAGCCTCATTCAGCGCTGCTGGGATTAGGGGTGATGTTAATCAATTTCAGTCAATAGCAGGCACTGAGTTCAACTGCTATGGggatgttttggtttttattttttttaactatagtTTTAGGAGCGACTGCAAAATGCCCACCCGTACAGCTGGAACGGGCGGCTGCCGCTGCTCTTCTTACAGAGACAGCGGCCATCCCTGCCAGGGGCTGTGCGGGCGCTTTCTGTCACCTGGGGGACGGCAGAGCTGCCCTCGGCCTCTGGTCTTTGATAAGAAAAACAGCgtgcagctgcttttttttttttttcctcttttgctaTAGCATTACCCAGGCCCTTACCTCTTTTATTACAGCAGTGCTAGGCTGCTGCTTACAGACTGTCCGTGGCACGTGGGGGttcgggggctggggggcgggaGGTGGCCCATTACTGCAGGCACCCGAGGCGTTTGTGGGGTCAGGGCGCCGCAGGGGGTCGGGGTTTGCGTTTTGCTGTCCCCCGCCCAGCCGCCTTCTTCCCTtaccccttcccttctcttccagaGGAGGAGAGCTGAGCGGCGGGGCTGCACGGGGAGGACCACGGACGACCCTGCCGCACCTCgggctctgcaggagctggcccGGGGGCCGCACGCCCGGAATAAAGTCACTGAGCTCTGCGCCAGCCTCCTGTCTTATgtcgcaccccccccccccccccctccctccggGCGCCTGTCCCTTTAAgcgcccctccccgcccctcgGCCACGTGGTCGGCCGCGCGCGGCGGCGCCCTGCTGCCGGCGGCGGGAagcggcagcagcggcggcgtCACGTGACGCCGGGCGGCGGTGGAGGCTACGcgcgcggcggggcccggcgcgcGCCTCCCGccggctgcgccccccccccccccccccggcgagCGGCGCGCGCTGCAGgtgcggcggcggggagggtcgggggggggggggcaggtgagGCGCGCGTCACGTGCGGCGCCTCGCGGGCGGCGGCCACGCCCCGCACGCTATTGGGCGGGAGAGGGCGGGGGGCAGCAGTGCCGCGGCCCTATTGGCTAATGGccggaggggggcggggcctgccgGGGTGAGGCGCTGAGGGGTGGCGGCGCCATGTTGTGAGGCGGAGGCGCCATGTTGGGCCGCGGCGCCATCTTGTCCCTCTTCCCCGCCTGGCGATGCTCCCGCTTCTCTCCCCACAGCGGCCGCCCCGCCATGGCTTGTGGCACCCTCCTGCGCCTCGCCCTCTCTGTCAGTGCCCTCTGCGCGGCTTGTGGCGCTGCTTTCCTCTACCACGACTACTGCGTGCTAGGGGCCGGCCCCTCGGGCCTGCAGGCAGCCTACTTCCTCCAGCGGGCCGGCCGCGACTACCTCGTCTTCGAGCGCAGCCACGCGCCCGGCAGCTTCTTCGCCATCTACCCCCGGCACCGCAAGCTGATCAGCATCAACAAGCGGTACACGGGCAAGTCGAACGGCGAGTTTAACCTCCGCCACGACTGGAACTCGCTCCTCAGCCACGACCCCCGGCTGCTCTTCCGCCGCTACTCCCGCCAGTTCTTCCCCCACGCCGACGCGATGGTGCGGTACCTGGAGGACTTCGCCGCCCTGCTGGAGCTGCGGGTTCAGTACAACACGGCCATCGTCCATGTCACACTGGACAAGGATCCGCAGGCCTGGAACGGCCACTACTTTGTCCTGACGGACCAGAACAGGCAGAACTACAAATGCAGGTAGTGGGCAAACTGGGGGCCAGCCGTGCAGCTTTCCACACGTGTTCTTAAACTAACAGATTCATGGAATAAGTTAGGTTGGCAGAGACCTTTAAAGGTCGTTTTGTCCACGCCCCTTACTCAAAGCTGAGCCGGCTCTATCAGGTTGTTCAAAGCCTTGCCCAGTTGAGGTATAAACATCTCCAAGAGTGGAGGTTTCACAGCCTCTCAGAGCCCGTGTCGCAGCCCTTATCCACCATCGTggtgaaaaacatttcacaggGTTCAGCGGGGTGTGTGGGGGAAGTAACAGCTCCTGGGAAAGCGTTGCAATGTTATGTTTCAGGTACCTGGGAAGCTGGCAGGGCAGACACGAACTGGCTGCCATTGCCGTGATTTCCATGCCTGATGCGTAAGCTGGTGTGAACTGGTGCTGTGATGCCTAACCTCAGTTAACCTGCATGTGTTTAGGAAAAAACAGTGTTTAGAAGCATGCCCCAGTTAGCTGAAACCCTTAGTTGGCGGGGGAACAGTGGGGTTGCCAGCGAGAGAGGGAGCGGACTGCGAGAAATCACAGACAAGGCTACTACGGATCCCCGAATCACCCTTCCCCGTGTcatgctcacacacacacaccctgcgCTGTTACTCGACTGCATTCTTCAAAAACATCTACGAGTTACTCATGTGAACATACGGCGCGTATTTCTCAGTTCTCCTGAGAGCCTCAGATGTACGCCAGCAGGTCGTGCTGGCTGTCACTCGGAGGTGCGCTGGCTGGCAGGCTTGGAGGGGACAGAATGCAGTATCGGACACCCACGCAGCGTGAGTGAGTTCCTCGCAGGAGCTGTGTAAGCTAGGCCGGGACGGCAGGCGCTGCTGCGAGCCTCGGCTGCCTGCTACTTCTTTCTAAGTTGCAAAGATTTCCCTAATATTTAAGCAGAAGCTCTTAGGGAAGGATATAAAAGGATTACCGTATTTGCTTTTAGTGTTAACAGTTAGAATTGTGGCTGGCATATTTTTATGAATAGGAGTTGCATTTTAAAGTCTTGAAACCGTTTTCCATCCCTCTTAAGAACGGCTTTTGTTCCATTCTATGAAAACGCAGCGcacattttaaatcaaagtaattttttatgCGGCGTGTCATCAACCTGTGAAACACATTAGCAGTAGCCGCACATCCGCAGATAACTGAGGGAGATTAGGAGACAAGTGCAGCTTACACGTGCTGCATCCGCACTGACTTTTGCCATTCGTAATGACATCAGGAGTCCTCTTCGTTGGCCTAATGCCAGGGAAGGTGGGAGCAGGTCGTTAGGTGAAGCTGGGGAGAGGTTTTGGGAAAGGTTTCTCCCAAAACCAGAGCATACGTAGCACCGATCGACTTTGTCAGCCGACTCGATGTGACCGGAGGGGGCACATCCCTAGTGGTAGGAGCAGCGAGATGGAAAGACACTCTGATTTCCTGCAGTTCCTGTGTTCCCTAATGCTGTCCCtcttttttcagctctttgttGGTTGCCACTGGCACGTGGGTCCCCAACGTGGTAAACTTCCCCGGCTCAGAGTACGTGGAGGGTTATGAGACGGTGTCCATCAACCCGGAGGATTTTGCTGGCCAAACCGTGCTGATCTTGGGCCGAGGAAACTCGGCCTTTGAGACGGCAGAGAACATTCTGGGTGTCACGAATTTCATCCACATGGTGAGCCGGTCCCGCGTGCGCCTCTCCTGGGCCACGCACTACGTCGGGGATCTGAGGTAGGAAActgctcttcttcttcttcctgatGGAGCTGGAATACGAACAAACGAGAGTGGCTGCGTGCCCAGGAGGCTCAGCAGTTCTGGGGCTTGCTGAGGGAACGTGAGGCCTTTTACCTTTAGGTCCTTGGTTTAAAGCAGCCCAGGTTGCAGCTGCTGAATGCAGGAGCTTTACGAGAGCTCTTCAAGGTCGGCGTGAAACAGGAAAGTGTTCCTGTAGAATTTGCATCACTGAAAAGTGCTGGCTCCTGAGTTGTTCCCCTGCTTGCAATCGCAGAAGAGAGCTCAGATGTTGAATGCCTCGCGCAAGGGCAGCGCTGTGATCAGAGATGAAGCCTGGGGCTCGGCAGACCCACATGTGGTTAATTGCTCTGCTGCGGACTCCTTGGCTGACGGCGAGCGCGCTCTGTGCCTCTCCGCCCCGTCTTTCAGCGAGGCTAATAGCGCCGCTGCAGCCAGCGGGAACGCGGCGAGAATTAAGGCATTAATGAGCGCTCAGGAGCAGGCCAGAGGAGGCCGAGCTGCCCTCTCAGCTGTGCCAGGCACACCAGGGAGCACACGCACAACTCACAGGGCTGAGGAACAAGGGATAAACCTCTCCTGGTAAACTTGTCCCGTTCCCAGGAGCTGACGCCAAGGCCTGGATCccacttttccttccttcttgtaGCTTTTCTTACCTTCCCCTTTCTTCGTAGAGCAATTAACAACGGCCTGCTGGATACGTACCAGCTGAAATCTCTGGATGGGCTTCTGGAGGGGGACCTGGAAGATCTGGCCATCGTCAAGGACAAGAAAGGGA comes from Anser cygnoides isolate HZ-2024a breed goose chromosome 1, Taihu_goose_T2T_genome, whole genome shotgun sequence and encodes:
- the EIF3D gene encoding eukaryotic translation initiation factor 3 subunit D isoform X1, producing the protein MAKFVTPVIQDNPSGWGPCAVPEQFRDMPYQPFSKGDRLGKVADWTGATYQDKRYTNKYSSQFGGGSQYAYFHEEDETSFQLVDTARTQKTAYQRNRMRFAQRNLRRDKDRRNMLQFSMQTLPKSAKQKERDRLRLQKKFQKQFGVRQKWDQKSQQKPRDSSVEVRSDWEVKEEMDFPRLMKMRYLEVSEPQDIECCGALEYYDKAFDRITTRNEKLLRSIKRIFHTVTTTDDPVIRKLAKTQGNVFATDAILATLMSCTRSVYSWDIIVQRVGSKLFFDKRDNSDFDLLTVSETANEPPQEEGNSFNSPRNLAMEATYINHNFSQQCLRMGKEKYKFPNPNPFVEDDMDKNEVASVAYRYRRWKLGDDIDLIVRCEHDGVMTGANGEVSFINIKTLNEWDSRYCNGVDWRQKLDSQRGAVIATELKNNSYKLARWTCCALLAGSEYLKLGYVSRYHVKDSARHVILGTQQFKPNEFASQINLSIENAWGILRCVIDICMKLDEGKYLILKDPNKQVIRIYSLPDGTFSSDEDEEDDEEEEEEEEEES
- the EIF3D gene encoding eukaryotic translation initiation factor 3 subunit D isoform X2, producing MAKFVTPVIQDNPSGWGPCAVPEQFRDMPYQPFSKGDRLGKVADWTGATYQDKRYTNKYSSQFGGGSQYAYFHEEDETSFQLVDTARTQKTAYQRNRMRFAQRNLRRDKDRRNMLQFSMQTLPKSAKQKERDRLRLQKKFQKQFGVRQKWDQKSQKPRDSSVEVRSDWEVKEEMDFPRLMKMRYLEVSEPQDIECCGALEYYDKAFDRITTRNEKLLRSIKRIFHTVTTTDDPVIRKLAKTQGNVFATDAILATLMSCTRSVYSWDIIVQRVGSKLFFDKRDNSDFDLLTVSETANEPPQEEGNSFNSPRNLAMEATYINHNFSQQCLRMGKEKYKFPNPNPFVEDDMDKNEVASVAYRYRRWKLGDDIDLIVRCEHDGVMTGANGEVSFINIKTLNEWDSRYCNGVDWRQKLDSQRGAVIATELKNNSYKLARWTCCALLAGSEYLKLGYVSRYHVKDSARHVILGTQQFKPNEFASQINLSIENAWGILRCVIDICMKLDEGKYLILKDPNKQVIRIYSLPDGTFSSDEDEEDDEEEEEEEEEES